The following proteins come from a genomic window of Peptoniphilus equinus:
- a CDS encoding acyl-CoA thioesterase produces the protein MTAHKIAIQDTYGERFQHCWGCGPKNDEGLHLHSYPSEDGETCVCQFTPDKKYTGGVPANLYGGMIAMLFDCHGTASAAWFAHHNKGMELTEDTVIGRFITARLEIDFKKPVPMEEVITVTARLEDLGERKAVILMEMEAGGVIRAQAKMIAVAVKDTM, from the coding sequence ATGACAGCACACAAAATAGCAATTCAAGATACTTACGGAGAAAGATTTCAACATTGTTGGGGATGTGGTCCTAAAAATGATGAGGGACTTCACCTGCATTCCTATCCGAGTGAGGACGGAGAGACTTGCGTTTGTCAATTCACCCCGGATAAAAAATACACCGGCGGAGTGCCTGCAAATCTCTACGGCGGCATGATTGCCATGCTCTTTGATTGCCACGGTACGGCGTCGGCGGCGTGGTTTGCCCATCACAACAAAGGTATGGAATTGACTGAGGACACGGTCATCGGTCGTTTTATTACGGCACGTCTTGAAATTGATTTTAAAAAACCGGTGCCGATGGAAGAGGTCATCACCGTGACGGCACGTCTCGAAGACCTCGGTGAACGCAAAGCCGTGATTCTCATGGAGATGGAAGCGGGCGGCGTGATTCGTGCCCAGGCAAAAATGATTGCGGTCGCTGTTAAAGATACGATGTGA
- a CDS encoding biotin transporter BioY has protein sequence MTLTTSRLTRIALFTALIAVGAFISVPIGAVPITFQNFFVIMAGLLLAPADAFLSVLIYMLLGLIGLPIFAGFRGGLQSVFSPSFGFIPGFAVGAYVIAKLTQGETRPIRLFLATVVGELIFYAVGLPYLYYILQSMSKAPESFYALLAIGVIPFIPGDLFKMVICSVITPKIKKAIK, from the coding sequence ATGACACTTACAACTTCACGACTCACACGCATTGCACTCTTTACTGCGCTCATCGCAGTAGGCGCTTTTATCTCTGTACCCATTGGCGCGGTACCTATCACATTTCAAAACTTTTTTGTCATTATGGCAGGGCTGCTTCTCGCCCCCGCTGACGCTTTTCTTAGTGTATTGATCTATATGCTTCTCGGTCTTATAGGCCTTCCCATCTTTGCGGGATTTCGCGGCGGTCTTCAGTCGGTCTTTTCGCCATCATTCGGATTCATTCCCGGCTTTGCCGTTGGCGCCTACGTCATTGCAAAACTCACTCAGGGTGAAACACGACCGATTCGCCTCTTCCTTGCCACAGTCGTAGGTGAGCTCATCTTTTACGCCGTGGGACTACCCTATCTTTACTACATACTGCAAAGTATGTCCAAAGCACCTGAGAGCTTTTATGCACTGCTCGCCATCGGCGTCATACCTTTTATTCCCGGCGATCTATTTAAGATGGTGATCTGCAGTGTGATTACTCCCAAAATTAAAAAGGCGATAAAATAA
- a CDS encoding NAD(P)H-dependent oxidoreductase, which produces MNYLQHQLKAHGPIAVGIVGCGIMGRSLLIQLKGLKAFTPIVHSSRHVAKVAAAFDTAGFEKDSYVITDDFDTAQAAFREGKSVITSDNTFAAILPDVVVDCTGDTNAGCEITLKALESNTHVVSLNVEMDATVGPYLYQLAKAKQLIYSGSSGDEPGAIIELYEFLNAMGFEVLVLGKGKNNPLNRNATNEELAEEAVGRGLNPRMLTSFVDGTNTMTELNAVCNATGFVPDIRGCHGFSTTPKTIAEDIDLASRGSKLMNYKVVDFSMGVAPGVFAIARTNSASLDEEMEYLSVGKAPNFAIYRPYHLTSLETPLSIIRAVVLHDASIAPEYGSVAETVTIAKRDLKPGELLGGIGSNEVYGVLETKAVQLAENLLPIGLITDKATAKVAIKKGTAITWDQVNLDESAAIVKVRRLQEKGQS; this is translated from the coding sequence ATGAATTACTTACAACATCAGTTAAAGGCCCACGGTCCCATTGCTGTGGGGATTGTCGGCTGTGGGATTATGGGGCGTTCACTCTTGATCCAACTCAAAGGGTTGAAGGCATTCACCCCTATTGTCCACAGCTCCCGCCATGTGGCGAAGGTAGCGGCTGCGTTTGACACGGCAGGATTTGAAAAAGACAGCTATGTGATTACCGATGACTTTGATACGGCACAGGCTGCGTTTCGTGAAGGTAAATCTGTCATCACTTCGGATAACACTTTTGCGGCCATTTTGCCTGATGTGGTCGTGGACTGCACCGGAGATACCAACGCCGGTTGTGAAATCACGTTAAAGGCGCTGGAGTCCAATACTCATGTGGTGAGTCTCAATGTGGAGATGGATGCTACCGTGGGTCCCTATCTCTATCAGTTGGCAAAGGCGAAGCAGCTGATTTATAGCGGCTCTTCCGGCGACGAGCCCGGTGCTATTATTGAGCTTTACGAGTTTCTTAATGCCATGGGTTTTGAGGTTTTGGTTTTGGGCAAGGGCAAGAACAATCCGCTCAACCGCAATGCAACCAATGAAGAGCTGGCAGAAGAGGCTGTGGGGCGTGGTCTCAATCCGCGAATGCTGACCTCTTTTGTCGACGGAACCAATACTATGACGGAATTGAATGCCGTGTGCAATGCCACGGGCTTTGTACCTGACATTCGAGGTTGTCACGGCTTTTCCACGACACCGAAGACCATTGCCGAAGACATTGATTTGGCGTCTCGCGGTTCGAAGTTGATGAACTATAAGGTGGTGGACTTTTCTATGGGGGTGGCTCCGGGGGTCTTCGCCATTGCTCGGACGAACTCGGCGTCTTTAGATGAAGAGATGGAATATTTAAGTGTGGGGAAGGCACCGAACTTCGCCATTTATCGGCCGTATCACCTGACCAGTCTGGAGACTCCGCTGTCCATTATCCGAGCGGTGGTCCTCCACGACGCAAGCATTGCGCCGGAGTATGGCAGTGTGGCGGAGACCGTGACTATTGCCAAGCGCGATCTGAAGCCGGGGGAATTGCTTGGGGGCATCGGGAGTAACGAAGTCTACGGTGTGCTTGAGACCAAAGCGGTGCAGCTTGCAGAGAATCTCTTACCTATCGGTCTTATCACAGATAAAGCTACAGCTAAGGTGGCTATCAAAAAAGGTACAGCTATCACATGGGATCAAGTTAATTTAGATGAGTCTGCCGCTATTGTGAAAGTTCGACGACTTCAGGAAAAAGGACAGTCTTAA
- a CDS encoding RrF2 family transcriptional regulator — protein sequence MRITRETDYAFRICGYLAQHEGEIIGAPKIAEDRVIPERFTLRILRKLNQAGITTAKRGVNGGYTLKKPKEHINLYDIVVAIDGPIVVNRCLDAQDPYCSYMGSDPKAHLQCRFHSTLGQVQNQIIDVLKGRTLDMIVNPS from the coding sequence ATGAGGATCACTCGAGAAACAGATTATGCGTTTAGAATATGCGGTTACTTGGCACAGCATGAGGGCGAAATTATCGGTGCGCCCAAAATTGCAGAAGACCGAGTGATTCCCGAGCGTTTTACCCTTAGAATTTTGAGAAAACTTAACCAAGCGGGTATCACGACGGCAAAACGCGGTGTCAATGGCGGGTATACTTTGAAAAAGCCGAAAGAGCACATCAATCTTTATGATATTGTCGTTGCCATTGACGGACCTATTGTGGTCAATCGCTGTCTGGATGCCCAGGATCCTTATTGTTCCTACATGGGTTCTGATCCTAAAGCGCACTTGCAGTGTCGCTTTCACTCCACGTTGGGACAAGTTCAAAATCAAATTATTGATGTGTTAAAGGGTCGAACCTTGGATATGATTGTCAATCCTTCATAA
- a CDS encoding energy-coupling factor transporter ATPase produces the protein MIEIKNVSFKYNEEDSDVIKDLNLTIEQGDFVAVLGHNGSGKSTLAKLINGLLLPTQGDVLVDGMNTKNDEDIWSIRSRAGMVFQNPDNQIVATMVEEDVAFGPENLGIEHDEMLKRVDFALDAVDMDAFRKNAPHLLSGGQKQRVAIAGILAMTPEYIILDEPTAMLDPVGRNEVMATIQKLNATQNKTIILITHYMDEAAQAKRLIVMEAGQVILEGEPREVFSNVEQVKAIGLDVPQVTELAWALKKEGVDINTKILTVKELVGELWRL, from the coding sequence ATGATTGAAATCAAAAATGTAAGTTTTAAATACAATGAAGAAGATTCCGACGTGATTAAGGATTTGAACCTTACCATTGAGCAGGGAGATTTTGTAGCCGTGTTAGGACACAACGGCAGCGGCAAGAGTACCCTGGCCAAGCTCATCAACGGCTTACTCTTACCGACTCAGGGCGATGTGCTTGTAGATGGCATGAATACCAAGAACGATGAGGACATTTGGTCCATTCGTTCCCGTGCCGGCATGGTATTTCAGAATCCGGACAATCAAATTGTCGCTACCATGGTGGAGGAAGATGTAGCTTTCGGTCCTGAGAATTTGGGCATTGAACACGATGAGATGCTCAAACGCGTGGACTTTGCTTTGGATGCTGTGGATATGGACGCCTTTCGCAAGAATGCGCCTCACTTACTCTCCGGAGGACAGAAACAGCGTGTCGCCATTGCAGGCATTCTCGCCATGACGCCGGAATACATTATCCTGGATGAACCGACAGCCATGCTGGATCCTGTCGGGCGTAACGAAGTGATGGCGACGATACAAAAGCTCAATGCGACTCAAAATAAGACGATTATTCTTATTACCCATTACATGGACGAAGCAGCTCAGGCGAAGCGGCTGATTGTCATGGAAGCAGGTCAGGTGATTTTAGAAGGTGAGCCACGGGAAGTGTTCTCCAATGTGGAACAGGTGAAGGCCATCGGTCTGGATGTGCCGCAAGTGACAGAGCTTGCCTGGGCATTGAAAAAAGAGGGTGTGGATATCAATACGAAAATCCTCACGGTGAAAGAATTAGTAGGTGAGCTATGGCGTTTGTAG
- a CDS encoding type III pantothenate kinase, translating to MLLVIDVGNTSIVFGVYHEKELIQNFRIASDQKRTSDEYGLIFYNLLSHAGIEANQIDDVIVSSVVPNLMHTLPSMIIKYFNRRPIIVNMDLNYDLNILYDNPSAVGADRIVNAVAALEKYGGPCIIIDIGTAMTFCAVDGKRNYLGGAIFPGIGISAEALFSRTSKLPRIEIIKKDRVIQTDTVSSIQSGLYHGFNLMIDGIIEKMMEEEGWQADTTNIISTGGFSALLTHESKFDMIIDRDLTLEGLRIIYEMNSDVILKR from the coding sequence ATGTTACTAGTAATTGATGTGGGAAACACGTCCATTGTCTTTGGTGTGTACCACGAAAAAGAACTGATTCAAAATTTCCGTATTGCATCGGACCAGAAGCGAACGTCTGATGAATACGGTTTAATCTTTTACAATCTCTTAAGCCATGCAGGGATTGAGGCCAATCAAATTGATGATGTCATTGTATCGTCTGTGGTACCGAATTTAATGCATACGCTGCCGTCGATGATCATCAAGTATTTCAATCGTCGTCCGATCATTGTCAACATGGATTTGAACTATGACTTGAATATCCTCTATGACAATCCGAGCGCTGTCGGTGCGGATCGGATTGTGAATGCCGTGGCGGCATTGGAAAAGTACGGCGGACCTTGTATCATTATTGATATCGGTACGGCAATGACATTTTGTGCTGTGGATGGCAAGCGCAATTATTTGGGCGGCGCTATTTTTCCGGGTATCGGCATTTCAGCGGAAGCGCTTTTCTCTCGTACTTCAAAGCTCCCCCGTATTGAGATCATCAAAAAAGATCGCGTGATTCAAACCGATACCGTCTCCTCCATTCAGTCCGGGCTTTACCACGGTTTCAACCTGATGATAGACGGCATCATCGAGAAGATGATGGAAGAAGAAGGCTGGCAGGCGGACACGACAAACATTATTTCCACCGGTGGCTTCTCTGCGCTGCTGACCCATGAGTCCAAGTTTGATATGATTATCGACAGGGACTTGACTTTAGAGGGTCTTAGAATCATTTATGAGATGAACTCTGATGTCATTCTCAAACGATAA
- the ileS gene encoding isoleucine--tRNA ligase encodes MKQFKPLSKEPVAQREEKISAYWDEIDLLKRSVETRDGKENFIFYEGPPTANGKPGIHHVISRTLKDLTCRYKTMSGYKVTRKAGWDTHGLPVEIEVEKKLGLHNKQDIEKYGVAAFNEKCRESVWEYESEWRRITRRMAYLIDMDDPYVTLDNNYIESVWALYNEFFKQGLIYEGHKILPYCPRCGTGLASHEVAQGYEEIKTTTVTAKFKLKGKDNEYFLAWTTTPWTLPSNVALAVNPNVDYVKVKVHDDIYYLAKDLADKVIDHEYEVLETFKGKELEYMEYEQLLDFIQPDKKAFYVVCADYVTTEDGTGIVHTAPGFGEDDYQTGRRYDLPVLKPVDEAGQFTETPWKGTFVIDADPEIIQYLIEHDLIFSKHKFMHNYPHCWRCHTPLIYYAHPSWYIEVTKLKEKLVENNKGVNWFPDFVGEKRFGNWLENLNDWAISRQRYWGTPLPIWRCDECGHTTSVGSRKELKERAIEDISEDIELHRPYVDDVHLKCDKCGHTMSRIPEVGDVWFDSGAMPFAQWHYPFEHQDDFESLFPADFICEGIDQTRGWFYSLLAIATLFKGKSPYKNVLVNDLILDKHGKKMSKSKGNTVAPLELFDKYGADVVRWYLLYVSPPWTPTKFDEDGLREVESKFFRSLRNIYNFFSLYANTDNLTPDDFDVAYEARDDIDKWLLSKYNRLLSDVEADMNAFDVTKVVRTIQNFVIEDLSNWYIRRNRRRFWKSEVDNDKRAVFATTYEVLLGLSKLIAPFVPFIAEELYENLTENESVHIEYYPRADVSKFQPEIEARMDLVRDLVALGRASRENAKIKVRQPLSKVIIDGNYKTLTSGLDELIKEELNVKAVDYEDDLSQFMNYELKPNFKVAGSILGSKIKDFSKYLQSVNAKDFVQALEAGPVSVELNGEPTDIVKDYILINIKSKPGFDVTMENNRFVILDTELTDELVNEGFVREFISKVQQMRKANDFDILDHIAVTYDVDENVAAALQASADYIKSEVLADSLEASDGGEAVDLNGHEGRIRVTKL; translated from the coding sequence ATGAAACAATTTAAACCGCTTTCCAAAGAGCCGGTGGCTCAAAGGGAAGAAAAAATCTCAGCATATTGGGATGAGATTGACTTACTTAAACGTTCTGTGGAGACACGGGACGGCAAAGAAAATTTTATCTTCTATGAGGGGCCGCCGACGGCAAACGGGAAACCCGGCATTCACCACGTGATTTCTCGGACGCTGAAGGATTTGACCTGTCGTTACAAAACAATGTCCGGCTACAAGGTCACCCGCAAAGCCGGTTGGGACACCCACGGTCTGCCGGTGGAAATTGAAGTGGAAAAGAAGTTGGGGTTACACAATAAGCAGGATATTGAAAAGTACGGTGTGGCCGCTTTTAATGAAAAGTGCCGTGAAAGTGTATGGGAGTATGAATCGGAATGGCGTCGGATCACTCGACGCATGGCCTATCTGATTGATATGGATGACCCGTATGTAACCTTGGACAACAACTATATCGAGTCCGTCTGGGCACTCTATAACGAGTTTTTTAAACAGGGTCTGATCTATGAGGGCCACAAGATTTTGCCGTACTGCCCACGCTGTGGTACCGGTCTGGCCTCCCACGAAGTGGCACAGGGCTATGAAGAAATAAAAACAACAACCGTCACGGCAAAATTTAAGCTAAAAGGCAAAGACAACGAATACTTTTTAGCTTGGACCACGACACCGTGGACCCTACCGTCCAATGTGGCGTTGGCGGTGAATCCGAATGTGGACTATGTGAAAGTTAAAGTCCATGACGACATCTATTACTTAGCCAAAGATCTGGCCGACAAAGTTATCGACCATGAGTATGAGGTGTTGGAGACGTTCAAGGGTAAAGAGCTGGAATACATGGAATATGAACAGCTTTTAGACTTCATTCAACCGGATAAAAAAGCCTTCTACGTCGTCTGTGCCGATTATGTCACTACCGAAGACGGCACGGGGATCGTCCATACGGCGCCGGGTTTTGGGGAAGATGACTATCAAACCGGACGCCGCTATGATCTGCCGGTTTTAAAACCTGTCGATGAAGCCGGTCAGTTCACGGAAACGCCGTGGAAAGGTACTTTTGTTATCGATGCGGATCCGGAGATTATTCAGTACCTTATTGAACATGATCTGATTTTCTCCAAGCATAAATTTATGCATAACTATCCGCATTGCTGGCGGTGTCACACGCCGCTGATCTACTATGCACATCCGTCCTGGTACATTGAAGTGACGAAGCTCAAAGAGAAGCTGGTGGAAAATAATAAAGGCGTCAACTGGTTCCCTGACTTTGTCGGAGAAAAACGCTTTGGCAACTGGCTGGAAAACTTAAACGATTGGGCCATTTCCCGTCAACGTTATTGGGGTACGCCGCTCCCAATCTGGAGATGTGATGAGTGTGGACATACCACCTCAGTCGGTTCTCGTAAAGAACTTAAAGAACGGGCGATTGAAGACATCTCTGAAGATATCGAGCTCCACCGTCCGTATGTGGATGATGTTCACCTCAAATGCGACAAATGCGGCCATACCATGAGCCGTATTCCGGAAGTCGGAGATGTGTGGTTTGATTCGGGAGCCATGCCGTTTGCCCAATGGCACTACCCATTTGAACACCAAGATGACTTCGAATCCCTCTTCCCGGCCGACTTTATCTGTGAAGGGATCGACCAAACTCGAGGATGGTTTTATTCCCTTTTGGCTATTGCCACCCTGTTTAAAGGCAAGAGTCCTTATAAAAATGTCCTCGTTAACGATCTGATCCTCGACAAACACGGCAAGAAGATGTCCAAGTCCAAGGGCAACACCGTGGCACCGTTGGAACTTTTCGACAAGTACGGCGCCGACGTGGTGAGATGGTATCTGCTCTATGTATCACCACCATGGACACCGACCAAGTTTGACGAAGACGGCTTACGTGAAGTGGAGTCAAAATTCTTCCGCTCACTGAGAAATATCTATAACTTCTTCAGTCTTTATGCCAATACGGACAACTTGACACCAGATGATTTTGATGTGGCTTATGAAGCGCGGGACGACATCGACAAATGGCTTCTCTCTAAGTACAACCGTCTGTTAAGTGACGTGGAGGCGGATATGAATGCCTTTGATGTGACGAAAGTCGTGCGGACGATTCAAAACTTTGTCATTGAAGATCTTTCTAACTGGTATATTCGCCGCAATCGTCGCCGCTTCTGGAAAAGTGAAGTGGATAATGACAAACGTGCCGTCTTTGCGACCACCTATGAAGTGCTCCTCGGTCTGTCCAAACTCATTGCGCCGTTTGTACCGTTTATTGCGGAAGAGCTCTATGAAAACCTCACGGAGAATGAATCCGTTCATATTGAGTACTATCCTCGTGCCGATGTGTCTAAATTCCAGCCTGAGATTGAAGCACGCATGGATTTAGTGCGCGATCTGGTTGCGTTAGGGCGTGCCAGCCGTGAGAATGCGAAGATCAAAGTCCGTCAGCCGCTCTCCAAAGTCATCATCGACGGTAACTACAAAACCCTGACGTCCGGTCTCGATGAGCTGATTAAAGAAGAGCTTAATGTCAAAGCGGTGGACTATGAGGATGATCTATCGCAATTTATGAACTATGAACTCAAGCCGAACTTTAAAGTGGCGGGATCTATTTTAGGAAGTAAGATTAAGGACTTCTCCAAATACTTGCAGTCAGTTAACGCTAAAGACTTTGTACAAGCTCTGGAGGCAGGTCCTGTATCTGTTGAGCTTAATGGTGAACCGACAGATATTGTTAAGGATTATATTCTTATCAATATCAAGTCTAAACCGGGCTTTGATGTCACGATGGAAAACAATCGTTTTGTCATCTTAGATACTGAGCTCACTGACGAGTTGGTGAATGAAGGTTTTGTACGGGAATTCATCTCTAAGGTACAACAGATGCGTAAAGCCAATGATTTTGATATCCTTGATCACATTGCCGTCACCTATGATGTGGATGAGAATGTGGCGGCAGCCTTACAAGCTAGTGCTGATTATATCAAGTCCGAAGTCCTCGCTGACAGTCTTGAAGCTTCAGACGGTGGCGAAGCTGTGGATTTAAACGGTCACGAAGGTCGCATCAGGGTCACAAAATTATAA
- a CDS encoding BaiN/RdsA family NAD(P)/FAD-dependent oxidoreductase: MKTILVIGGGAAGVIASIELARRGHHVILLEKKERILKKVLTTGNGRCNLTNINLDVSGYNDAFVADVLEQVSWDTLVHYLQTLGIYTVIEGDRVYPVTLKASTVVNLLIKALDDVGVEVRSGSPVTGISKQGKTFCVRTNETAWYGDGVVYACGGASMPKLGTDGKAFKLLTDLGHTVTPLTPGLTQVTAQVPKGISGVKVVTGITLFDGEKVIAEDRGEVLFTDYGLSGPPVLNVSKWVPHLRKPHVVFSLLNHLGGEGEDLLYAARYTHEDYTVGRFLESFIDKKLIFYVLRRLGLRDDVVLAMLDEATFAALATILLRHDIVLTGVRGLDFAQITCGGVNLHEVDSTTLESKLVPGLYILGEALNINGICGGYNLHWAMSSALCMSKAIGGI; the protein is encoded by the coding sequence ATGAAAACTATTTTGGTTATAGGTGGCGGGGCTGCCGGTGTTATCGCATCAATTGAGCTTGCACGGCGGGGACATCACGTCATCCTTTTGGAAAAAAAAGAACGCATTTTAAAAAAAGTGCTGACCACCGGAAACGGGCGGTGCAACCTTACCAATATTAATCTGGATGTTTCAGGGTATAACGACGCTTTTGTGGCTGATGTGCTGGAGCAAGTCTCCTGGGACACTTTGGTTCACTACCTTCAAACTCTCGGTATCTATACCGTCATAGAAGGCGACCGAGTCTATCCTGTGACCTTGAAGGCGTCCACGGTTGTCAATCTACTGATCAAGGCATTAGACGATGTAGGCGTGGAGGTTCGGAGCGGCTCACCGGTTACCGGCATCAGCAAGCAAGGGAAAACTTTTTGTGTGCGCACGAACGAGACGGCATGGTATGGTGACGGCGTGGTCTATGCTTGCGGCGGCGCCAGTATGCCGAAGCTTGGAACTGACGGCAAGGCGTTTAAGCTCTTGACCGATTTGGGACACACCGTCACCCCTCTCACGCCGGGACTCACTCAGGTGACAGCTCAGGTGCCTAAGGGTATCAGCGGCGTGAAAGTTGTGACTGGTATCACGCTGTTCGATGGAGAGAAGGTCATCGCTGAGGACAGGGGTGAAGTACTCTTTACCGATTACGGTCTTAGCGGGCCGCCGGTGTTGAATGTGTCCAAGTGGGTGCCTCATCTTAGAAAGCCCCATGTGGTCTTTTCTCTACTGAATCATCTAGGCGGCGAAGGTGAGGATTTGCTTTATGCCGCACGGTATACCCATGAGGACTACACTGTCGGTCGATTTTTAGAAAGCTTTATTGACAAGAAGCTGATTTTTTATGTACTTCGGCGGTTGGGTCTCAGAGATGATGTGGTACTTGCTATGTTGGATGAAGCTACGTTTGCGGCGCTGGCGACGATACTGCTTCGTCATGATATTGTCCTGACCGGCGTGCGAGGTTTGGACTTCGCTCAGATCACCTGCGGCGGCGTCAATTTACATGAAGTGGATTCTACGACGCTGGAGTCCAAACTGGTACCCGGGCTGTATATCCTCGGGGAAGCATTAAATATTAACGGCATTTGCGGCGGCTACAATCTGCACTGGGCTATGAGTTCAGCATTGTGCATGAGCAAGGCGATAGGAGGCATATGA
- the dusB gene encoding tRNA dihydrouridine synthase DusB, with translation MSFSNDKPILGLSPLAGYTDAAFRLLASREGADEVTTEMVSVKGLVYNDRKTDTILYRFADEAHTVVQLFGREWREFEVAAKKVSDRGFAAIDINMGCPAPKIVKNGAGSALLLEPDRVYDIVRATVSATDLPVHVKLRMGIEGVSSVNAALAAERGGAKRLTVHGRTREAYYSGEADWSYIKKIKDMVAIPVLGNGDVNSFETFRRRLEETRVDGVTIGRGAIGNPFIFREIQCGIRDELYTPPSLEERVATAIYQLRLGSTVKGEHRAVLEMRKQLIGYLKGEPGNKEVREVINRLTTVQEVEDVLKSYLIQRSNAQ, from the coding sequence ATGTCATTCTCAAACGATAAACCCATTTTAGGACTGAGTCCGCTTGCCGGCTACACGGATGCGGCATTTCGTCTTTTGGCGTCACGGGAAGGTGCGGATGAAGTGACCACGGAAATGGTATCGGTGAAGGGATTGGTGTATAACGACAGAAAGACCGATACGATTCTGTATCGTTTTGCTGACGAGGCGCACACCGTGGTACAGCTTTTCGGAAGAGAGTGGCGGGAGTTTGAAGTGGCGGCGAAGAAGGTGTCGGACCGAGGGTTTGCGGCTATTGATATCAACATGGGATGTCCTGCTCCGAAGATTGTTAAAAATGGCGCAGGGAGCGCGCTGCTGTTAGAGCCGGATAGAGTCTACGATATTGTCAGAGCGACAGTGAGCGCTACGGATTTGCCGGTTCATGTCAAACTGCGTATGGGCATTGAAGGCGTGAGTTCGGTGAATGCCGCCTTGGCTGCAGAGCGGGGCGGAGCCAAGCGGCTCACGGTGCACGGCAGAACGCGTGAGGCTTATTACAGCGGCGAGGCGGACTGGTCCTACATTAAGAAGATTAAAGATATGGTTGCCATTCCCGTGTTGGGCAATGGCGATGTGAATAGCTTTGAGACATTTCGTCGGCGACTGGAGGAGACTCGTGTGGACGGTGTGACCATTGGCCGCGGCGCCATCGGCAATCCCTTTATCTTCAGAGAAATTCAGTGCGGTATTCGAGATGAGCTCTACACGCCCCCAAGTTTAGAGGAGCGTGTGGCTACAGCCATCTATCAACTTCGTCTTGGAAGTACAGTCAAAGGTGAACACAGGGCGGTTCTTGAAATGCGTAAACAGCTTATTGGCTATTTAAAAGGCGAACCCGGCAACAAAGAGGTGAGGGAGGTTATCAATCGACTGACGACAGTCCAAGAAGTTGAGGACGTCCTGAAATCCTATCTCATACAACGTTCCAATGCACAGTAG
- a CDS encoding energy-coupling factor transporter ATPase yields MAFVEVRDLVHIYNPGSTFEKRALNGVNFSIESGEFVGLIGHTGSGKSTLIQHLNGLLKPTGGSIVIDGEDIAGKDVKLADVRKKVGLVFQYPEYQLFEETIERDIAFGPKNQGLSADEVTERVKEAMNAVGLDYDDMKDRSPFELSGGQKRRVAIAGVLAMMPKLLILDEPTAGLDPHGRDEILQEIKDIFKKRDITIIVVSHSMEDIAEVADRIIVMTGGTVMMDDAPREIFKREDELVAIGLGVPQVTSFMRAFNKVCGGVDDDCITIDEAKAELLSYLGGRHA; encoded by the coding sequence ATGGCGTTTGTAGAAGTCAGAGATCTTGTGCATATTTATAATCCCGGCTCCACGTTTGAGAAGCGGGCGCTCAACGGTGTCAACTTCAGTATTGAATCCGGAGAGTTTGTCGGACTCATTGGACATACGGGCAGCGGCAAGTCCACGCTCATTCAGCATTTAAACGGTCTGTTAAAACCCACTGGCGGCAGTATTGTTATTGACGGCGAGGATATTGCCGGTAAAGATGTCAAGCTGGCCGATGTGCGTAAAAAAGTCGGACTGGTGTTCCAATATCCGGAGTATCAACTTTTTGAAGAGACTATTGAGAGGGACATCGCCTTCGGCCCGAAAAATCAGGGCCTGTCTGCGGATGAAGTCACTGAACGGGTGAAGGAGGCCATGAATGCCGTCGGTCTGGACTATGATGACATGAAAGATCGCAGTCCTTTTGAACTGTCCGGCGGACAAAAGCGGCGTGTGGCTATTGCAGGTGTGCTTGCGATGATGCCAAAGCTCCTCATTCTTGACGAGCCCACAGCAGGCCTTGACCCTCACGGACGGGATGAAATTCTTCAGGAGATCAAAGACATCTTTAAAAAGCGGGATATTACCATTATTGTAGTTTCCCACTCCATGGAAGACATCGCTGAAGTGGCGGATCGTATTATTGTCATGACGGGCGGTACGGTCATGATGGACGATGCGCCGCGAGAGATTTTTAAACGGGAAGATGAGTTGGTGGCAATCGGACTCGGGGTTCCTCAAGTGACATCTTTTATGCGAGCTTTTAACAAGGTTTGCGGTGGGGTGGATGACGACTGCATCACCATTGATGAAGCCAAGGCGGAATTGCTGAGCTATTTAGGGGGACGGCATGCTTAA